Proteins encoded together in one Xenopus laevis strain J_2021 chromosome 6L, Xenopus_laevis_v10.1, whole genome shotgun sequence window:
- the LOC121394733 gene encoding traf2 and NCK-interacting protein kinase-like, which yields MTMCAGGSVDALIRSTPNRSLDETWISYICKKVLQGLDYLQELNVIHHDLKGANIMLTSTARVKIIDFGLATIGPISTSNAGTRCWMAPEVHACFTGSVHYNYKVDVWSLGITAIEMAEYNPPHIKLRGAELSERIMNGPAPALKEDIWSNKFHRFINKCLQKDPAKRPFAKELLLNRFITYNRDEDEVQYSIAEHIQKGAKK from the exons ATGACAATGTGTGCTGGTGGCTCCGTAGACGCCTTAATTAGGAGCACGCCCAATAGATCCTTGGATGAGACCTGGATTTCATACATATGCAAGAAAGTTTTACAG ggCCTGGATTACTTACAGGAACTGAACGTGATACATCATGATCTCAAGGGCGCCAATATAATGTTAACTTCTACGGCCCGTGTGAAGATAA ttgattttggcCTTGCCACAATAGGGCCCATCAGTACAAGTAATGCAGGAACCCGCTGTTGGATGGCACCTGAAGTCCATGCATGTTTTACAGGAAGTGTACATTATAACTacaag gtgGATGTGTGGTCTTTAGGAATCACAGCCATAGAAATGGCAGAATACAATCCTC CACACATTAAACTCCGTGGTGCTGAGCTTTCCGAAAGGATTATGAATGGTCCAGCTCCAGCTCTAAAAGAGGATATATg GAGTAATAAATTCcacagatttataaataaatgccttCAGAAGGATCCAGCCAAAAGACCATTCGCAAAGGAACTCCTATTAAACCGATTCATCACATATAATCGAGATGAAGACGAGGTGCAATATAGCATAGCAGAGCATATACAGAAAG gAGCAAAGAAATAA